The following is a genomic window from Actinomycetota bacterium.
TCTTTGTCAAGATCAAGTGATATTGGAAAGTTTAGTCTCGAGGCCAGAGAGAGAATTGAGTCAGGATATAGCCGGTGGGACAAAATAATTGAAATACTACAAAATGTCTAGAAACTCACCGGTATTTAAAAGCCAAGTTCTCTTGTTGCCCCCCCCCCGTTCTCTGATTTTGGTGTTCTTATCTGCTGTCTTCTGATATAATAACGACTATGAAGAGCACATTTACTGCTGTTTTCGAGAAAACGGACGATTGGTATATCGGCTATGTCGAAGAACTTCCTGGTGCCAACTCACAGGGAAAAACTCTTAACGAGGCGCGCGAAAACCTAAAGGAAGCTATAGAGCTTACCCTCAAATCTAACCGCGAGATTGCCGAACGCGGCCTAACGGGCAAAAAGGTAATCAGGGAATCCATTCAGATAGCCGTCTAAATGAAAAGGCGCGCTCTGCTAGCCCATCTTAAGAAGCACAACTGCGTCCTGTTAAGACAAGGCGCACGTCATTCTGTGTTCATCAACACCGCGAACAATAAAGTCTCGACCGTCCCCCGACATTCTGAGATTGTCGATCTTCTTGCTAAGAAGATTTGTCGCGACCTCGAAATCCCCGCCCCTCTATAAAAACATACCCTCTCCACTCAAGAACCCCCCCCTTTTTTTTGAGCTCGCAAAATATTCTTCGAGCGAGCGCTAATTACGAGCTTGCCCTGAGCTAGTCGAAGGGTCGAGAAGGGAGGGCGCCGCTCGCTGGACAAACCCGGCTATGCTCTTTAATATTGTTTAAGTGCGAATACGGGTGATTAGCTCAGGGGGGAGAGCGCTTCCCCTGACACGAAACTCGTGTACCATGCCCAAGCCCCATCTCATCTGCAGGTATAACACTCTTTTGGAATCCGCCGTCGCTATGTAAGTGCACAAAAAGCGAGCAATTGGAAGTTTGTCAATTGGAAGATTCCGAATCAGGCTTCTTTTTCGTTGCCGCTTCTTCTTCCTCGCGTTCCCATTTGGGCTTGATTCAATTCGGGACCTTGAACATCGTGAAGATTGCTAGGAAGACGACAACTTGCCAATCTTAGTCTTGGATATTGCCTTAGACTACACGCTTGTAATATTTGAAACTCCCTCCAGTTGAAAGTATTGACCCCATCCAAGTACGTCGGTCGATTCCTGCTAATTCTTCATCACTTCTTGATGCCAAGTCGTCATACATCGCATAACCGAACAAAAATAGATACGATAACCCAAAACCGGCTGTAAACGCAAACAAAGTAAAGAAAAGTGTTTCTATTGCGTCAGTTTTGTTCATCGCCATGAGAATTAAGACCACAGCAGCAATAATTGATGCTACGATGAGCGAGATTGTTCTCACGCGCTTTTGGAGTTTGCTGATTTTCATATTCGTATCATATTTCATATTGCCCTAGTCTTCCCTTTATAATCCACACCTCGGCCGTTACCGTGAATTGCAGAGGAGTTATTCCCGCAATAGAGATAAGGATTGAGCGCCAACCTGTCCGTCGCCTGCTGCGGCATAGCGTCCCGGGAGATGAACCTGCCGGTCGCAGGATTGTAATACCTGGCGTTTAAGTAATACATCCCGGTCTTGTTACCTGGGGTCAGGCCCTGTCGCTTAAGAGGAGAGGGCCTGACCCCAAAGCCGACCCAATGGATTCCCGAAGGTGCCTGTCGCAACGATATTCTTGGCTGTCAAGTTGCTTCCGTCCCAGACCCAGGCATATTCCGTCGGGTTCCCCCGGGCGTCATAAGCCCAGCTCCGTCATGGCGTCATCCTGGGCTCCGTGTCTTCTAGGAGCGCAGGAACTCAGACGCTGCTATTCATTCAAGTATAATCGTGCCCTGAGAGTCAAGACCTTGCCGCCAAGACATCCCCATGATTATTCAAAACACAATAATGAGTGATCCAGTACTTGACTTTTCACATGCAATATTGCATTATGAATGCAATGCTGTAAAAAGGAGACGCGCGTGCCTAAGCATTATATAGAACGAACAATTGAGCCTTTACTGTTGCGATCGTCGCAAGAGTCACCCGCCATCGTTCTGACCGGCCCCAGACAGTCAGGCAAAACGACGCTCCTTAAGCATGTCTTCTCCAAAACTCATCGATATATTTCCCTTGATCTGCCGGACGTCGCAGCGTCGGCGACCGCCGACCCGCGAGGTTTCCTCGATATAAATCGTCCGCCGGTAATCTTCGACGAGATCCAGTATGTACCCGGACTCCTTCCTTATATAAAAGAGCTTGTCGACGCAGACAGGCAGAGTATGGGCCGGTTCATTCTTACGGGTTCACAGAACTTGATGTTGCTCAACAGCGTGACCGAGACTCTAGCCGGGCGAGCCGCACTCTTGCGTCTCCTGCCTCTCTCATATAACGAGGCGCTCGGTCGTCCGTTGACTTCTCTGCCGTGGGAGTCGAAAAAGAGCCATGAGATCTTGCCTGAGCTTACGCATTCCAACCTCTACCAGAAGCTCATCATCGGGTCTTTTCCGGAACTCGTTGCCACTCCTAAATCCGATCCGACAATCTGGCAAGGCAGCTATATCCAAACATATCTTGAACGCGACGTGAGAAGCTTAAGACATATCGGCGATTTGTCGACCTTCCAGAACTTCTTGCGGGTCATCGCAGCGCGCTCGGGTCAGCTGTTCCAGCTTGCTGATGTATCTCGCGACCTGGGTGTCGCTTTCAACACGGCTAAGCAATGGCTCTCCATTCTGGAAGCCACCTACCAGGTCGTGGTCGTACGACCGTATTTCGAGAACGTAGGTAAACGGCTTGTCAAAACGCCGAAGGTTTACTACCTCGATACAGGGCTCTTGGCATATCTAGCGCAGATACGCGACGCGGATCAAGCATCTACAGGCCCTTTCAGCGGTGCGTTCTTTGAGACTGCGGTCTTGGCCGAGCTTACCAAGAGCTATGTTCACAGAGGGAAAGAGGCCCGGATCTTCTTCTGGCGCACAGCGGCCGGCAAAGAAGTCGATTTCGTGATAGAGGTCGGCGGGACATTGATTCCGATTGAGGTCAAAGCATCAGCAACCCCGCGCCCAGAGATGACGACTGGCTTGCGTTCATTTATGGAAGACTACAGCCCTAGGGCAAACAAAGGTTATGTCGTACACCCGGGCAATATCCGACTACCGCTCGCGCCGGACATCGAAGCCTTACCGTTCGCCCTTCTGTGACGACTCTTTGGCTTATCTTAAAAGTTCACTTCGATTTGGGGAATATCTTATAGATTTCTGACACCGCTATGTTCGCGAAGGATTTGCCCGCTGGACAAACAAGCCTATGCTCTTTAATATTGTTTAAGTGCGATTACGGGTGATTAGCTCAGGGGGAGAGCGCTTCCCTGACACGGAATTCGTACACTGACTTCATTCCCCTTCCCATCTGCAGGTATAACACTCTCTGGGAATATATAGCGCGTCCGTAAGTGCACCGTAAGTGCTATTGAGGTAACAAAAAAGCTGGCTTCCCGGGTTATACGTTTTTCGCACACTTAGGATTTTGCATAAAGCCAGCTGAGAGTGGCTTCTTGTTGCATACGGGGGCGTAGATCACGCAAATCCGGGCGCCGACGCCGTAAAAACCTTACGCTTCACAACCTGGCCTTATAGGCAAGAAAGGGCATTTAAACGTTACTGTGACTTCTTGATAAATTCTCGAATTGGCTCAAACTGTTGATAGTCAAAAGCCGCAATATGATAAGGCAATGCGCTCAAGGAGCTACATGAATCGTCTAAATGGTTCTCCACATAAGAATTTATTAACATATCTAAAGTGTCATCCATGTTGACGACATCCATGTAGTACGGATCAAGTTCCTTACCCGTTTCATAGATATTCAAAAACCGCCCCTTCGAGTCAACGTGATTAGCGTAGAAAGCACCTATACCTATTTTGGCAGCTGAAATCTTCTCGTAA
Proteins encoded in this region:
- a CDS encoding type II toxin-antitoxin system HicA family toxin; its protein translation is MKRRALLAHLKKHNCVLLRQGARHSVFINTANNKVSTVPRHSEIVDLLAKKICRDLEIPAPL
- a CDS encoding type II toxin-antitoxin system HicB family antitoxin, which codes for MKSTFTAVFEKTDDWYIGYVEELPGANSQGKTLNEARENLKEAIELTLKSNREIAERGLTGKKVIRESIQIAV
- a CDS encoding ATP-binding protein, yielding MPKHYIERTIEPLLLRSSQESPAIVLTGPRQSGKTTLLKHVFSKTHRYISLDLPDVAASATADPRGFLDINRPPVIFDEIQYVPGLLPYIKELVDADRQSMGRFILTGSQNLMLLNSVTETLAGRAALLRLLPLSYNEALGRPLTSLPWESKKSHEILPELTHSNLYQKLIIGSFPELVATPKSDPTIWQGSYIQTYLERDVRSLRHIGDLSTFQNFLRVIAARSGQLFQLADVSRDLGVAFNTAKQWLSILEATYQVVVVRPYFENVGKRLVKTPKVYYLDTGLLAYLAQIRDADQASTGPFSGAFFETAVLAELTKSYVHRGKEARIFFWRTAAGKEVDFVIEVGGTLIPIEVKASATPRPEMTTGLRSFMEDYSPRANKGYVVHPGNIRLPLAPDIEALPFALL